From the Coffea eugenioides isolate CCC68of chromosome 1, Ceug_1.0, whole genome shotgun sequence genome, the window AgctcatttttctgttttttataGCGCAGTGGTAATTTGGTGCTTATTTCCAACATGACTTATCATAGCCATACATTCTTCTGTCCACAGGTTTATGCCGCCGCGCACTAGATCCATTTCTAGAGGTTTgttttgtggttttttttttcaacttgcATGTCGGATAGTTAAGAAATGGACTAGCTAATTTTCACTTTCGCTAACAGTAGCAAAACTCTTACTTCCTGATCCTGTTACTACTGTTTGGTCCGAGTGTGGAGAGAACAACTTACAGCTTTGTATCACCAATTACTTCAAGGTATTCTATAACCAGTCTCTTTTGCTTTTCGGATATATAAGAGTTAACTATTTTGTGTGTCCTGAGTTGGGATTGGCTGTCCTAGTTGTTCTTTGCTATTATTTACACGTGATTCACCGGTGTTAATACTCCTATTGCTATATATGCAATAAGAGAATCCATACATAAATATCTGTATAAGATTTCTATTTACTTTCATTGGGGCTATAGATAAAttactgtttattttttcttgggCTATACATATAAACTACTTGCATTGGATGCTATAGATGCCTTTCAATTTCTGTTTAGCTTAATTGCCAAGTTTCGCTAATCTATTTTCCCTGCATAAAGTGTAAAAAATCAATGGCTGGTAAGGTTGGTTCATCAAGGCAAGGTCGCGCCCAATTTCCAATGGAGCGAGAACTTGAATTTGCGGAGTACTTGGTTGAAATTAAACGGGATAATAGAATGAACAAGGGCAACTTAAAGAGCGAGGTCTTCCCGGCAATTGTTGATAAATTTGCCAAAAAAGGATGCCACTTTgacaaaaatcaaatcaaggcGAAGTATTATGCATTAAGGCATCTGACACAAGAATACAATCGCATGCGATTGAGGGTGACTGGGGCCGGATGGGATCCCCTCCTCCAGACTGTAACCATGGACGAAAGCAAATGGCAAGCTATTATTAAggtagaaaattaattttttgtatttcATTACATAAAGTGAAATGGCAAGCTATTATTAAAATGGCAAGCTTATAAAGtgaaaaaactgtttttttaaCATCCTCTAATGGTACATTTTTGGTGTTAAATGTGTAGGAGAACCCATCTTTTGAGACTTTCCATAACAAAGATTGCCGTGTCTTCTACATGTTATCGGAGGTGTTTGACAAAATGGATGCCCAAGGCCGATATGCAAGGGACTCAAATCAGCCACCAGTTGACATCAATGATGAGATAAGGGTGAGGCAAAGTCAAGCATTGAACAATATGGGTGGCCAGAGCATGGAGCACGTGGACCTGACTGATGAAATGATCTCTCCTATGGCTCCAACTGGAAAATCAGATGCCAAACATTCAAAAAGCAAAGGCAAAGGGAAAAGGAAGACTCCGGAATCTTCATCCGGCAGGGACACCGACCTCCCGCCTGGTCTAAGTCGCACCTCCTACAATAATGCCATATCTTGGATGGATGCGACATTTGCTTCCGATCGGAACACCTCCCAGACCGTAGATGCCCTAGCACCCCCACCTGCTGCTACTCCAGCTCCTCCTTCTCCGATTTACGTGGATGATGACCCTTTCAGCCCTCTAAAGGCAGATGCAGCCTTAACCAAAATAGAAGGCTTGCCCGAGAAAGTATACATTAAAGCAGCTGTGAAGTTGGCTGATTCCGCTGACCATCGGAAGATGTTTTTGAGTCAAAAGAGTGAAGCTAGGATGCGGTTATATGCAATGACTATTGGGGGGGGCGAAATAGATGATTAAGACCTGCATGTGCCTCGAGGTTCATCACCAGTTGGAAGGCCATAAGTTTGCATGTTTTAATGTAAAATATTTGTATTCGTGGTTGTACGATGCAGGTTTTCCCTGTTGGGAAACGAACTTGCTCTGTGGTTGTCTTATTTCATAGTTTGGATCATTTTAAGACGATTTGAGAAACTTTCAGTATTTCGGATAtgcattttttagaaaattaataataaataggATTTCTACTTTAATATAAGCGTTGCTTCACTAGTTCACATATTCTTAGCTTTTCAGCCATGAAAGGCCTTATCCTGTACTCTATTTCCCCATGCAGGTGTTTTGTCTATACAGAGGATAAATGGCTAGCGCTCCGCCCAATTTTGGAGTAAATTTAGATGACCCAGAGGATGCAAGGAGAGCCGCAACAGCTGTGTTGATTCTACAGTGGCACTTTCAAATCCATCGAGTTCCAAGGACAAGGCAGCTAGTCCATACGAGTGCTATGACTGGTCAGGGTTGGGTTGAGGACCTACTGGGGGGAAAGTGCATTAGGATGCTTAACAACATGCGCATGGATGTGGCCACATTTATTCAACTATGTCGGATAATGCGAGAAGGTGGATACATTATTGAGGGTCCCTGTGATAAAGTGACAGTAGAGGAAAGCGTAGCAATTGGGTTATATGGGTTGAGCCATGATTTGACACAAAGAGTGCTAGGTGAACGATTCCAGCATTCCACTGAGACAATTCATCGACATGTTCGCCGTCTATGCCAGGCCTTAGTCCAATTAGCACCTATTGCACTCCGACATAGGAATACAGATACTACTCATCCTCGGATTCGGAATAATAGACGATTGTATCCTTGGTTTAAGGTACGTGGCCGAATCTTAAAACTCATAAGTTATATTAGATAGATAATTTACATTCAAATGCAATATGTAGGATTGCATTGGCGCTATAGATGGAACACATGTATCGGCAAGCGTGCCAAGAGGGGAACAGGATGCCTTTCGTAACAGAAAAGGCACGCTTTCACAGAATGTTTTAGCTGCATGTGACCACGATATGAGGTTCGTATATGTCAGAGCTGGCTGGGAAGGAAGTGCCCATGATAGCCGCGTCTTATTGGATGCTCTTTCCAATCCGGATGCAGCATTTCCCGTACCACCGGCTGGAAAATATTACGCGGTTGATGCAGCCTACAGACACATGCCAGGATTCATGGCGCCTTTCAAGAGTGGTCCAGGAGGGAGATCACAGACTGCACAGAAAGGATTATTTAATCGCCGTCATTCTTCGGTTCGGAACATAATAGAGAGGACGTTTGGGGTATGGAAAATGAGATTCAAGATTTTGGATGGACCAATGAAAAACTATCCTATTGAGGCACAGAGGAACATTGTAGTGGCATGCTGTGTACTGCACAATTTCATTAGGGAGATGCAGCCATACGACGTCTACTTGACCGATGAAGCGAATATGGAAGGCGCAGATACCGAAGGAGCTCAAATGCAACAATTCCATGTTACTCCAGAAGCAATCCATGATTGGAAGGAATTACGCAATGCAATGGCTGATCACATGTACTTTCATCGAAATGAGTAGTATATGGTTGCCACGCTTGATTTCCACGTAGCCCTAACTAATTTCAATTGTATAATATGACTCTTTTTTAATATTTGGGATGAATATTTGGTACTGTAAAAATTTAAGCCTTCTGGTCAAGGTTGGGTTAACGGATTCCTTTTCCACTTGAGTGAATGTAATATTTTCACAACTTGTCCAAATTATTTTGTTATAACAAATTATTTGCATACAGGTGTGAGAATTTATATTACTGTGAAATATAAGAAAAGTTCCatgtgtatttttttaaaaaaaattttagaacaaaatcaccataaattctCACAAAATCTAAGGTCCGGCAAAATTGCTTTAAGGTGacaattaaaaaatgaaaataaaaaattgatctCAATACGATCCTAAATCACGTCTACAAAAGGGGTTATGGATAAACTTAAAAATCGATCGGGAAGGACGTCCAAAATTTAGACAATATGATTCATTTATTACTACAATCAATCTAGTTCATTCTCCTGATAAGTTCATTGATATAGTCTTCACGGTTGCCAGCATCGCCTAGtgatttctcttcttcttcaagcCACTAAGAGGTGCCATAAGTTTGAATGGCCAGAGAAAATTGTTTGCTACTAGTTAAACTGAGGTCTAACTGTCAGGATCTCATGGGCAAGGTCAAATGCAGCTAATACCATGTTTTTAATAAGCCCGTTCAATGATTGAGTTGTCAATTAATGCAATTCTCTGCTTGTTTACCTTGTCATAGCCTCTCTTGTAAATCAATTCCTTAACACTCTTCAAGTTGGGTATCCATAAGCAACATAAGGCTCAAGTCGGTGTAGCATATTCAGCATTGCCTTGTTAACCTTTAAGAATACACCATTAAATATCTGTCTCAGGTGCAGAAGCTGCAAAATCTTCTTAGTCATTGGATGCATAGCATTGATACCTCGAATGCGAACAATGAAAAGCAACTTGGCTTCCGGGTTGAAAAAAATGTAATCCTAATTTTGATACAGTAAGAGCAcaatttttggaaaaaggaacaaaaaaatgTAGGGAGgagttttttttataaaaaaaaatttgtaaaaaaattgCTACACTTTTTgtaatttgtaaaaaaaataaaaaattgctacagtaaagtttttaaaaaactttataCAATAGTAAAGTTTTTTCTACTACTTCTACAGTgatctacagtaaagttttagacaaactcccaaaaaactcaggttccaaacgggccctagattttctaacaaaatcGATTGGTTTAAACTATGATCATGAGCAAGTCATAAATATACTCCTAAAAGCTAAGTAGATATAGAAAGCCGTGTCGATGATATCTATCAAGTTGTAAATATCTTTGAATTTCCTCCATTTGATTTACATTTGAACCAAAGGTAAAAGATTTGTGGGTAAATATCTTTGACCATAGTGTGATACAGTCAAAACAAAATATTTTAGTAATAAAAGATACCTCGGGGGCAAGTATAAACTTATATAAAGTCAAAACAAAGTATTTTAGTAATAAAAGATACTTCGGGGGCAAGTATAAACTTATAAACAGATTCTCTATCCTCTCTTTTTGACATATTTATCAGTTTTAGTTTATGTTATAGGATAACAAGATGGTTAgaaatcttttatttttttcaaccCAATCACTTTTTTGATTTCGAAAAAACTTTCTTTATCAATATACTGCTTATTCTACACATATCTCCATTTCATAATGAAGAATTAGAATACTTAGGATTCgttgaaaaaaattgagaattcACTCATGGGAGTGAAAGCTTTTCTACAACAGGCACTAATATATTTTTAACATCTAATTAGATCAGGAAATTATTCTAAATTCAGAATAGAAGCTCGTTGCTTTATCTTTCCCTATAATTAATTGAAGCTGCAAGACCCTATCCATTCCAAGAATTCGAactcaaattttcttttctactgATCCGGTAAAAATGAAACTTTCTTAGAACTCTCCCTCAATCCGACATGctatttttttcattcattcCCTTTCAAGATTGGTTGTGGTCTTCCAAACTTTACTAATGGTATAGATGAATCCTTTGCTTCATCTAAATGTGTAAAAGATGCTAACTGTACTTAGACCTATTGAATTAGCAACCCGAAgaataaattaaaatgaaaaataaataataaaagaaattaaaaaaaatcaataaaatgtaatatatatatatatataatattaagtGTATAGATGCAATTAGAATGAAAACAAATTCAACAAAGGCATTAGACAAGGCAATCAAGTGTTCAGctaacaaataaaaaagattttcTAATGCATTCgaaacaaaaacataaaaatgaaacaaatagAGTCAAATGAAAGTACAAgaaattctcaaaaaaaaaaattgataaaaacaaaaaatagataaatatcaAAATTTATAGACCGACCCCCTTAATTTACcttttcatttactttttcaaTCAATCAAAAGACCTTGCATATAATATAATAGAACCCGCagtttgaaagtgaaaaaaacaaacaaacttAGGGCATGAAACTAAATAGATTCACTTGACTTATTACAATGAATTATATTTGTTCGATACACTATTGTCAATATAAATGTTGCGAaaagaaaatatggaaaaatacaataaatttaATTGACAGTTAAAATACAAACTGATCAAATCGTTGGATTGACACTGGTTATCTAAAAAATTCTATTCTACATGTGTAGATGAGGAAATAAATAAGGACGTGGTGAAAAATgtattcaataaaaataaaataagtagAATAAGCAAACTTACCTCGATTCCCTCTTTCTTTATTATAAGACTTTGCCACATAGAATATgggaaaacaataaaaaatagaTACTAATAGGACGGGAAGAAGGGTAGTGACTTTTCTATAATTTATTGAatctttctctatttttttatttaccccctttttttcatttctttctttaattGAACTTCGTTTGATTAGGGCGAAGTTCCATAAAAATCCccacattttttaaaatatgttGAACAATTCCTGTAGGCTGAGCACCTTGTTCAAGGAAATATAGAATAGCAATAACGTTTAAATAAGTTTGATTCTTTATCAGATCATAAAACCCACTTTCTACAGATCTCTTCCTTCTCTTCGGGATCGAACATCAATTGCAACGATTCGAAAGACAGCTCATTGAGATAGATGTAGAAGAACAATACCCCTCCTAGAACATATAGGAAGTTGTCTCATTGTACGGCtcgagaaaaaaaataatttgattcGAAATTTTATCTATGTATTGAATTCTAGTAAATTATAAAATGGTGCATAAAATCATCAAATCAATTAGACTATCGTTTAcgtctttttattttctttttcattcctgaaaataaaaaagaaatcatGCATACTTATAACTCAAATTAGATAACTTTTAAATAgctcaaaagaaaattgttaGGCAATTTCATTTATTGAGTGGTCTTTACCACCTTATCTGTCtcctttaaaatttttatttcgtATCTTAAGATACTAAGTTGGGCTCATTTATTGAGACAATTTAAATGGTGTTTCCTTGTTTTGAGACCCTTTATCAATCATTGGCTTTAGACATTCCTGCGGTCTTTCTTAATCCTAGGCTATCTTTCAAGTGTGCGACTAAACCATTCAATGGTATGGAGTCAAATGCTAGAAAATTCATTTCTAATCAATAATGCTATTAAGAAATTTGATACCCTTATTCCACTTATTCGCTTTATTCGATCATTGATTAAAGCAAAATTTTGTAACCTATTAGGACATCCCATTAGTAAGCTGATTTGGATTGATTAGGCAGATTCTGATATTATTAACCGATTTTGGCATATATGCAGAAACCTTTCTCATTAGTATAGCGgatcttcaaaaaaaaagagtttgtaTTGAATAAAGTTTATACTTTGACTTTCTTGTGCTAAACTTTGGCTCGGAAACACAAAAGTGCTGTGTACTTTTTTGAAAGGATTAGACTcaacattttttgaaaaattcctCACGTCGGAAGAAGAAGCTCTTTCTTTAACCTTCTCAAGAACTGCTTCTATTTGTTGGGGTAAGGGGTATATAGAAATCgaatttggtatttggatattATTTATATCAACGATCTCACCAATTATCAATATTTTATCTCGAGATCTTGTAAATGCCAATTTTCCTAAGggataataaattttttttacttttactattttgaaatattaatgTAGCGTGTAATGTAAATGTAATAAGGGATAAATCAAACAAttattttttgaagtttttctaaagaaaaaaaaagaactgaTGTCTACATAGAGAAAGCTGCGTGCAAAAAAAATGCAAGCATGGCTTGGGGAGGGATG encodes:
- the LOC113771928 gene encoding putative nuclease HARBI1, with amino-acid sequence MASAPPNFGVNLDDPEDARRAATAVLILQWHFQIHRVPRTRQLVHTSAMTGQGWVEDLLGGKCIRMLNNMRMDVATFIQLCRIMREGGYIIEGPCDKVTVEESVAIGLYGLSHDLTQRVLGERFQHSTETIHRHVRRLCQALVQLAPIALRHRNTDTTHPRIRNNRRLYPWFKDCIGAIDGTHVSASVPRGEQDAFRNRKGTLSQNVLAACDHDMRFVYVRAGWEGSAHDSRVLLDALSNPDAAFPVPPAGKYYAVDAAYRHMPGFMAPFKSGPGGRSQTAQKGLFNRRHSSVRNIIERTFGVWKMRFKILDGPMKNYPIEAQRNIVVACCVLHNFIREMQPYDVYLTDEANMEGADTEGAQMQQFHVTPEAIHDWKELRNAMADHMYFHRNE